In Bacteroidales bacterium, one DNA window encodes the following:
- a CDS encoding peptidoglycan DD-metalloendopeptidase family protein, whose protein sequence is MSINRSVAPITKTRIRQIAGTGLICVLLAILLPFNLGAQQSEKERLQRDKIRIEQEIEYTNKLLSETQQTRQTSLNQLTLLNKQIRQREELLGNIDATVANLEKQINQSSDTIKFLKNELQRFKNEYARMIVAAHKHSNAQQKLMFVFSSNDFNQAYKRIKYLQQYSAYRRAQADKIQQTQLELTQKVTQLELQRAEKLNLRIASEREKNELSQQHSKQNQSVQNLSKKEKELLATLRENERALNRLQKAIEDIIAEEIRLAREAAKKEGKTAPESFALTPEEVLISNNFAANQGKLPWPSERGIIAGTFGEHPHPVLKGIKTRNNGIDIITHEGAEARAVFEGVVSNVLSIPSLNNVVIIKHGEFLTVYSNLDQLFVKPGDKIALRQRLGVIHTDTNEARTRLHFEIWKGKELQNPEFWIAKSSALQ, encoded by the coding sequence ATGTCCATAAACAGATCAGTTGCACCAATCACAAAAACTCGCATTAGACAAATAGCAGGGACAGGACTTATTTGCGTTCTGCTAGCAATCCTGCTCCCATTCAATCTTGGAGCCCAGCAAAGCGAAAAAGAACGGCTTCAAAGAGATAAAATTAGGATTGAACAGGAAATAGAGTACACCAACAAATTATTGTCTGAAACACAACAAACAAGGCAAACATCTTTAAACCAGCTAACCTTGCTGAACAAGCAAATCAGGCAACGTGAAGAACTGCTGGGAAACATTGATGCAACGGTAGCCAACCTCGAAAAGCAAATCAATCAATCAAGTGATACAATCAAGTTTCTCAAAAACGAATTGCAACGTTTTAAAAATGAATATGCCCGCATGATTGTTGCTGCCCACAAGCACAGCAATGCGCAGCAGAAGCTTATGTTTGTTTTTTCGTCCAACGACTTTAACCAGGCTTACAAGCGGATCAAATACCTTCAGCAATACAGTGCATATCGAAGGGCACAAGCCGATAAAATTCAACAGACACAGCTTGAGCTGACCCAAAAAGTTACCCAGCTCGAATTGCAAAGAGCCGAGAAACTAAACCTCCGAATTGCCTCGGAGCGTGAAAAAAATGAACTTTCACAACAACATAGCAAGCAGAACCAAAGCGTTCAGAACCTGTCAAAAAAGGAGAAAGAACTGCTTGCAACCCTGCGTGAAAATGAGCGCGCCTTAAATCGCCTGCAAAAAGCCATTGAAGATATCATTGCAGAGGAGATCCGGCTTGCTCGTGAAGCCGCCAAAAAAGAAGGCAAAACAGCTCCCGAAAGTTTTGCGCTCACACCCGAAGAAGTTTTGATCTCAAATAATTTTGCCGCCAATCAGGGTAAGCTTCCCTGGCCATCTGAAAGGGGAATCATTGCGGGAACCTTTGGCGAGCATCCACATCCTGTGCTCAAAGGGATCAAAACCCGCAACAATGGAATTGATATAATTACCCACGAAGGAGCGGAAGCCAGGGCAGTTTTTGAGGGTGTTGTAAGCAATGTGCTTAGCATTCCGAGCCTTAACAATGTAGTGATCATAAAGCATGGCGAATTCCTTACCGTTTACTCCAACCTCGATCAGCTTTTTGTAAAACCTGGCGATAAAATAGCGCTCAGGCAACGCCTGGGAGTAATTCATACCGATACAAACGAAGCCCGTACCAGACTCCACTTTGAAATCTGGAAAGGAAAAGAACTTCAAAACCCGGAATTTTGGATCGCAAAGAGTTCCGCGTTACAATGA
- the tatA gene encoding twin-arginine translocase TatA/TatE family subunit has protein sequence MNGLIFLGVLGPWQIVLILAIVLLLFGGKKIPELMKGLGKGIRNFKEGMNNPDEEEKETRTKE, from the coding sequence ATGAACGGATTAATATTTCTTGGAGTGTTAGGCCCCTGGCAAATTGTTTTGATCCTTGCCATTGTGTTGCTATTATTCGGCGGAAAAAAAATCCCTGAATTGATGAAAGGTCTTGGAAAAGGCATCCGCAACTTCAAAGAAGGCATGAACAACCCCGACGAAGAAGAGAAGGAAACAAGAACGAAGGAGTAA
- a CDS encoding DUF4292 domain-containing protein — MFVLPQHNPTQAFNMIIILMLVLAITSCTSYRKTIKEPMKAHGTDYLLEQMKAKEIRAGYFTARFSAELTKNKEKMLFNGQIRVKKDSIIWMTLSPALGIEMGRLVITNDSIKWMNRLENNFLISTTEHLAGMVHPLLEFDLLQSLILGNDLTLYDNTQFKSNIDNREYKLTVSHRRNLKRQLKEDDIPEAIPMQSIWLDPLSFRITKFSIRDLQDKDAKIDVNYQRFVEMNSSLFASQQHYDIQGGGNKLNLNITFSRTDTPETSSFPFTIPEKYVSIK, encoded by the coding sequence ATGTTCGTACTTCCACAACACAATCCTACACAGGCTTTCAATATGATAATCATATTGATGCTGGTTCTGGCAATTACCTCATGTACATCGTATCGCAAAACCATCAAAGAACCCATGAAAGCTCATGGAACTGATTACCTGCTTGAGCAAATGAAGGCAAAGGAAATCAGGGCTGGTTACTTCACCGCGAGATTCTCCGCCGAGCTTACAAAAAACAAGGAAAAAATGTTATTTAATGGGCAAATCCGGGTTAAAAAAGACAGCATCATCTGGATGACCCTCTCCCCTGCACTTGGCATTGAAATGGGGCGCCTTGTTATTACAAACGATTCAATAAAATGGATGAACCGTCTGGAAAATAATTTTCTGATCTCTACAACTGAACATCTGGCTGGTATGGTCCATCCGTTGCTGGAGTTTGATCTGCTGCAATCACTTATACTTGGTAACGATCTCACCTTATACGACAACACCCAGTTCAAAAGCAATATTGACAACCGGGAATACAAACTCACAGTTTCGCATCGCCGCAACCTTAAACGGCAACTAAAGGAAGATGATATTCCGGAAGCTATTCCAATGCAAAGCATTTGGCTTGACCCGCTAAGCTTTCGTATAACAAAGTTTTCAATCAGGGATTTGCAAGACAAGGATGCCAAGATAGATGTTAATTACCAGCGGTTTGTTGAGATGAATTCATCTTTATTCGCTTCTCAACAGCATTACGATATCCAGGGCGGAGGCAACAAACTTAACCTAAACATCACATTTAGCCGGACTGATACACCTGAAACAAGCAGTTTCCCGTTCACAATTCCTGAGAAATACGTTTCAATCAAGTAG